The Sphingomonas sp. R1 genome segment CCCGATTTGGGCATGGCGAGCAGCGTGCTGCGCTCTTCGGGAGCGAAGCGGCCGGCGATGTACCGGTTCAGCGTGTCGAGCGCCGCAAGATTGGCGGCGGCCTTGGCGTTCAGCCGGTAGCTGAGCTTGAAGCTGCCGGCGGGTTCCGGCGCGCCGTCGACCTGATAGGCCCAGAGCTCCTGGATCGGCTGCTCCTGCATCACATTGGTGAAGCGCAGCACCCCGCCCTTGTGCTCGGCCAGTGTATCGACCGAGCGGACGACGCCCTTGGCCCGTTCCGCCACCTTGGCGAAGCGCGCGCCGTCGGCCGACCAGGCGAGCTCGCCATAGGCGGCGCCGCGCAACTCGACCCGGTTGAACGTCTCGCCGGGAGGGACGGTCAGCGTATAGGCCTTGCCGCCTTCGACATAGGTGTTCCAGTCGGGAAGCTCGAAATAATCGTCGCGGCCAGGCAGGCGGGAGCGGTTGTAGACGCCGGGCCATGTCGTCTCGGCGATGCCGTCCACGCCCTTCCACATCCACTGCTTCTGGTCGCGCGCATCGGCGAACTCGACCTTGCGCACGCGGGTGACCGCGTCGACGAGGACCGGGGGCGAGGCCGTATCCCAGCCATAGCGGTGAAGCCAGGCGCTGCGCTCGGCGGCAGCATCGCGGGGCGGCGGGGCGCCCGGCAGGCCGCGCGTCGCCAGCGCCGCGACATCGGCTGCCCCCAGCATCCGGTCGTACACGCGGATCTCGTCGAGGTCGCTGCCCCGCATGAAATTGTACCGGCTCTGCACCTGATGCGGGCTGATCACGCGGCCCGCCATGCCGAACTGGTCGAGCCCCGCATCAAGATCGGCGACCTGGTTGCGCCGCGCAACTTCGCGACCGTTCAGGAACAGCCGCACGCCTGCCGTCTCGTCCCACGCAAAGGCGAGGTGCTGCCACTCGTCCGGCCCCGGCACCCGGTCCAGCCGAAAGGAGACGCGGATGCGCGAAAGGTTGGCGTCGGTGACGAAGGCGTCGAAGCCGTGGCCGTTCCAGTCGATCCGCAGGAACGCCATGTCCCAGCTCGAATGATCGGCGAAACCCGCGCGGAAGAGCACGAATGGCGCTTCGCCGAGCGGCGTGCGTGCGCGCCAGAAGAAGGCCAGGGTACCACGCTCGGCGCGGAGGTTGCCGGGGGCGTTCCAGGCGACATAGCCTTCATCCGCCCAGCGCGCGGCGCCACCCATGGCGCCGTCCGGCGTGATGGTGACGGCCGAGCGGAAATTGGGAACCGGGTCGCCCTTGGCGACATCCGCAGTGAGGCTCTTGTCAGCCGAGAGGTGGAAGAGGAGGCGATCCTCGGGCGGTGCGGTCTGGGCGAGGGCGGGGCTGGCGATGGCGAGCGCCCAGATCGAAATGCCCCAGCGTCGCATGCAATCCCTCCCAACCCGTTGTTCTACAGGGCCGCTTGCGATTCACTGCCGCGATCGTGCCCGTCGCTGACACCGGTAGCAATTCGGGAAGGCAAAGCCAATGGGGCGCGACGCGCCGCTGTTAGCGGCGGCTGCCGAGCAACGCGATCTCCGCAACGCGACGGCTGAACTGGTCGGCCGCGCCTGCATCGCCCCACGAGAAAGCGGAGCGTTCGCCGCCAAGGTCGGCGCGAACGCGCTCGGCCACACGCTCCAGTTCGCCCGGCGTCGGTGGGCGCCCCTCGGCGATGCAGGCGATCACTTCCGGTGCGATCGTGCTGGTCATGAACGACATCCTTCCCCTCCCGGCAGTATGAAGGAAGTTGGGGACGAACGAACCCCGAAAAAGGTCCATCACGGAGCGCTTGCGACGAAGCGCGCGGCCGCTAGGATCAGCGGCAATGTCTATTCCTGCGCTTCGCATCTCCGGCCTGCAAAAGTCCTTCGGCAAGCCCGTCATCACCGGACTCGATCTTATCGTTGGCGCGGGGCAGCTCTACGCGCTGCTGGGTCCCAACGGCGCGGGCAAAACAACGACCCTGCGCATGGCGGTGGGCCTCACCGAGCCCGACACAGGCGACATCGAGATCTTCGGCATCGATGCGCGCCGGCGCCCGCTGGAGGCCAAGGCGATCACCGCCTGGCTGCCCGACGAGCCGATGCTCTACGACAAGCTGACCCCCGCCGAATATCTCGGCTTCGTCGCCGGCCTCTGGCGGATCGGGCCCGACCAGGCGGCCGCCGAGGCCGAGCGGCTGCTGCGCTGGCTGGAGCTGTGGGAGGTGCGCGACACCCGCTGCGAGGGCTTTTCCAGGGGCATGCAACAGAAAGTGGCGCTGGCCGGGGCGTTGATCCACGATCCGCAATTGCTGATCCTGGACGAACCGCTCACCGGCCTCGACGCCGCGATGGCGCGATCGGTGAAGGATGCGCTGCGCGCTGCGGTCGATGCGGGCAAGACGGTCATCGTGACCACCCACATCCTGGAGGTTGCCGAGCGTCTGGCCGACCGGATCGGCATCATTGCCGGCGGCAAGCTGCTGGCCGAGGGAACACTGGAGGAACTGCGCACGCTGGCCGGCGCCGAGGACATGACGCTGGAAGACACCTTCATCCGCCTCACGAGCCGCCCGTGATCGGCTGGGCGATGCGGCGCCTGCCGCCGGGCAGCCTCAGCTGGCTGACCCTGCACGAACTGCGCGCGGCGCTCCGTAATGCCGGGCGCAGCCGGGTGGGACAGGTGGTGGGGGCGTTGTTCCTGCTCGGCTATACCGGACTCGGCGTGTTCTTCGGGATGTTGCTTGCCGGCAAGCCGTTGCATGCCGGGCCGGTGGCCTGGCTTTCGGTGCTGGTCGCCAGCCTGCTCGTCTTCACCTTCATGACCACCCAGTCGCTGCTCGCCAGCCAGCGGACCCTGTATGAGGCCGGCGATCTGGACCTGCTGTTCTCCGCGCCGCTGGACCCGCGCACCGTGATGTCGGCCAAGTTGCTCGGCATCGCCGGCGGAGTGACGCTCACCTTCTCGATCTTCCTGCTGCCGATCCTGCTGCCGATCGCGGTGCTCGGCCATCCCGAGCTGCTCGGGTCGGTGGCGCTGCTGGTCGCGCTGGCGCTCACCGCGGCCTGCCTGGGGCTTGGCGTCACGCTGGTGCTCGCCCGCATCGGCGGTCCGCGCGCGGCCAGGACGGTGGGCCAGATCCTGGCGGCGCTGGCAGGCGCCAGCGTCTTCCTGGTGACGCAGATCTTCAACCGGCACGACGAGAGCCGGCAATCCGGCTTCGTGCTGCTGTTCGATACGTTGCGGACCAACGGCTATGGCAGCGGGACGGTCAGCAGCCTGCCGGGCCGCGCGGCGTTCGGCGAACCGCTGGCTGTGGCACTGCTGTTCGGCGGCGCCGTGCTGCTGTTCGCGGCGACGAGCTGGGGAATGCGCCATCTCTTCCTGCAGGGCTACCGTGCCGGTGGCGCGCGCCCGTCCGCGAAGCGCGCGGCCAAGGGCGGGATCGCCCGGCAGTTCCACCGCGGTCTGTTCGCGACGATCTTCGCCAAGGAATGGCGGCTGCTGCTGCGCGATCCCGCGCTGATCTTCCAGTTGCTGCTGCGGATCATCTATCTCGCGCCGATTTTGCTGGTCGCGTTTCGCGATGGGCGTTCGTTGCCGATGGCACCCACGCTCGCCTTTGCAAGCGTGGTGGTGGCAGGGCAGCTGGTCTCCAGCCTCGCCTGGCTGGCCGCCTCGGCCGAGGATGCGCCCGACCTGTTGAAGGTCGCGCCGGTCAGCAAGGATGATCTCGACGTCGCCAAGCTGCTCGCCGCCATGGCGCTGGCCGCGCCGCTGGGGGTGCTGCTGCCCATCGCGATCGCCTTCCACACGATCCCCGGCGCGCTGGTCACGCTGGCCTTCACCGCCGGCTGTGGCGGTGCGGTCGGCTATCTCGAGATCGCGCATGCTCGGCCGGCGCCCCGTTCGACCTTCCAGCGCCGCCAGAAAGGCGGCGGGATCGTCCGCAACCTGTTCGAATTCCTCATCGCTTCGATCCTGGGTCTGGTCGCCGGCGTGCTCGTCTATCTCCTCTGAGACAGCGCGTGCGCGGCGCTGCCGCAGAAATTGTTGCAATCGATTGTTGCCCTCCCTCCCGTTCGGCCGCATAAGAGAAGGGACAGAGCAGAATCTGCCCGGCGGAGAGGCCCCATGACGACCCCAGCGCGCGGCAAGCCGCATTTGCCCCTGTGGCGCATCCTGGAGATGAACCTGGGATTCCTGGGGCTACAATTCAGCTTCGGCCTGCAGCAGGGCAACATGGCCCCGATCTATTCCTATCTCGGCGCGTCCGAGGCATCGCTGCCGCTGCTCCAGCTGGCCGGGCCAATGACCGGGCTGCTCGTCCAGCCGATCATCGGCGCGATGAGCGACCGGACCGACAGCCGCTGGGGCCGCCGCACGCCCTATTTCCTGATCGGTGCGGTGCTCTGCGCGCTCGGGCTGTTCTTCATGCCGCTCAGCAGTTCGATCCTGATGGCGGTGTCGCTGATGTGGCTGCTGGATGCGGGCAACAACATCACGATGGAGCCGTACCGCGCCTATGTGTCCGACAGGCTCGACGGCAGCCAGCACGGACTGGGCTTCCTCACCCAGAGTGCGTTCACCGGGCTCGCGCAGATGCTCGCCTTCCTCACCCCGTCGCTGCTGGTCTGGGCGGGGATGAACCGGGACTGGGTGGATGCGCACCACATTCCCTATACGGCACGCGTTGCCTTCATGGTGGGCGCCGCGCTCTCGCTGGGGACGATCCTCTGGTCGGTACTGCGCGTACCCGAACTGCCGCTGACCGAGGCGGAGCGCGCCCATATCCAAGCGCAGCCCAAATCGGCTCGTGCCACATTGCGGGAGATCTGGAACGCGATCCGCGAGATGCCGCTCGCGATGCGCAAGCTGGCCCTGATGAGCCTGTTCCAATGGTATGCGATGGCGGCCTATTGGAGCTATGTGATCTACACGATCGGCCGGTCGGTATACGGCACGTCCGATCCGGCCTCGGACGGCTTCCGCGCGGCGGTGCTGACCAATGGCGAGATCGCCGCCTTCTACAACGCCGTCGCGTTCGTCGCCGCCTTCGCGATGGTCCCGATCGCGCGGCGGATCGGTGCGGCGAGCCTGCATGCGCTGTGCCTGGTCCTGGCCGGCATCGGCATGCTGTGGCTGCCGCATGTGACGGACAAGGCGATGTTGTTCGTGCCGGCCATCGGCGTGGGCCTGGGCTGGGCGAGCATCATGGGCAATCCCTACGTGATCCTGGCCGGTTCGATCCCGCCCGAGCGCACCGGCGTCTATATGGGCATCTTCAACATGATGATCGTGATCCCGATGCTGCTGATCGCGGTCACCTTGCCCTTCTATTACGGACCCCTGATGGGCAATGACCCGCGCCATGTGCTCACCCTGTGCGGCGTGCTGATGTTCTGCGCCGCCGCTGCCGTGTTCACCGCCCGGGAGCGGGGCGTGGCGGCATGACGCTGCTTGCCCTCCACGGCGCCGAGACCAGTCTGGTCCTCGAACGCCGCGACCCGTTGCCGCCCGCATGGCGCTGGTGGGGCCCGCGGATCGACCCCGGTACGCTGCCGCCGCTCGCCTGGTGCCGGGCGCCCGCGTCCTTCTCGCTCGACGAGGACCTGCCGCTGACGATCGCGCCGGAATATGGCGGCGGCTGGTTCGGCGCCCCCGCCCTGCGCGCCCACCGCGAGGGGCGGCACTTCGCCCAGCGCTTCGAGGTCGAGGCCATCGAGCAGGGCGAGGAGGCGATCCGGATCCTCCTGATCGATGCGGTCGCGGGGATCGCGCTGGAGCAGCGGTTTGCGCTTGTCGGCGGGGCAATCGAGGCCGAGGCGGCGGTGACCAACCGCGGCGACACGCCGCTCGCCATCGACTGGCTCGCGGCCGCGACGCTGCCGCTCCCGGCCGACTGTGCCGAGATCCTGAGCTTCACCGGACGCCACAATGCCGAATTCGTGCCCGAGCGCGAGGCGATGCCCGCGCATGCCTGGCTGCGCGAGAATCGCCGCGGCCTCACCGGTCATGCCGGGCCTCCGGGCCTGTTCGTCACCCGCTCGGCCGCCGACTGGCATGGCGGCTGCGTGCTGGCGGCGCAGTTCGCCTGGTCGGGCAATCACGTGGTGCGCGTCGATCGGGACGACGAAGGCTGCTGGACGCTGCAGATGGGTGCGGCCCTCGCGCCCGGTGAGATCGTGCTTGGGCCTGGTGAACAATATCGCGCGCCGGCGATGCTCGCGACTGCTTCGACCCATGGCATCAACGGTGCGATCCAGGGCTTTCACCGCGCCGTGCGCGCCCGGCTGCCCTGGCACGGCACGATGCGCGCCCGCCCGGTGCATCTCAACAGCTGGGAAGGCTTCTACTTCGATCACGACGAAGCCGCGCTGACCGCACTGGCCGAACGTGCGGCGGCGCTCGGCGTCGAACGGTTCGTGCTCGACGACGGCTGGTTCCACCGCCGCGACGACGACACCCGCGCGCTGGGCGACTGGACGCCCGATGCACGCAAATATCCACAGGGCCTGGGGCCGCTGGCGCAGCATGTGGTGGCGCTGGGCATGGAGTTCGGCCTGTGGGTCGAGCCGGAAATGATCAACCCGGACAGCGACCTGTACCGCGCGCATCCCGACTGGGTGCTGGCGGTGGACGGGCTGCCGCGCCGTACCGCGCGCAACCAGCTGGTGCTCGATCTTGGCCGGCCGGCGGTGCGCGATCATCTCTTCGCGGTGCTGGACCGGCTGCTCCGCAC includes the following:
- a CDS encoding ABC transporter ATP-binding protein, whose amino-acid sequence is MSIPALRISGLQKSFGKPVITGLDLIVGAGQLYALLGPNGAGKTTTLRMAVGLTEPDTGDIEIFGIDARRRPLEAKAITAWLPDEPMLYDKLTPAEYLGFVAGLWRIGPDQAAAEAERLLRWLELWEVRDTRCEGFSRGMQQKVALAGALIHDPQLLILDEPLTGLDAAMARSVKDALRAAVDAGKTVIVTTHILEVAERLADRIGIIAGGKLLAEGTLEELRTLAGAEDMTLEDTFIRLTSRP
- a CDS encoding MFS transporter, which gives rise to MTTPARGKPHLPLWRILEMNLGFLGLQFSFGLQQGNMAPIYSYLGASEASLPLLQLAGPMTGLLVQPIIGAMSDRTDSRWGRRTPYFLIGAVLCALGLFFMPLSSSILMAVSLMWLLDAGNNITMEPYRAYVSDRLDGSQHGLGFLTQSAFTGLAQMLAFLTPSLLVWAGMNRDWVDAHHIPYTARVAFMVGAALSLGTILWSVLRVPELPLTEAERAHIQAQPKSARATLREIWNAIREMPLAMRKLALMSLFQWYAMAAYWSYVIYTIGRSVYGTSDPASDGFRAAVLTNGEIAAFYNAVAFVAAFAMVPIARRIGAASLHALCLVLAGIGMLWLPHVTDKAMLFVPAIGVGLGWASIMGNPYVILAGSIPPERTGVYMGIFNMMIVIPMLLIAVTLPFYYGPLMGNDPRHVLTLCGVLMFCAAAAVFTARERGVAA
- a CDS encoding alpha-galactosidase, which encodes MTLLALHGAETSLVLERRDPLPPAWRWWGPRIDPGTLPPLAWCRAPASFSLDEDLPLTIAPEYGGGWFGAPALRAHREGRHFAQRFEVEAIEQGEEAIRILLIDAVAGIALEQRFALVGGAIEAEAAVTNRGDTPLAIDWLAAATLPLPADCAEILSFTGRHNAEFVPEREAMPAHAWLRENRRGLTGHAGPPGLFVTRSAADWHGGCVLAAQFAWSGNHVVRVDRDDEGCWTLQMGAALAPGEIVLGPGEQYRAPAMLATASTHGINGAIQGFHRAVRARLPWHGTMRARPVHLNSWEGFYFDHDEAALTALAERAAALGVERFVLDDGWFHRRDDDTRALGDWTPDARKYPQGLGPLAQHVVALGMEFGLWVEPEMINPDSDLYRAHPDWVLAVDGLPRRTARNQLVLDLGRPAVRDHLFAVLDRLLRTLPIAYLKWDHNRDLAPAGGADGRAGHDAQVRGAYALFARLRAAHPAVEIEACAGGGGRIDAGIARHTHRFWTSDCIDAVSRVRMQRGFLHFLPPEVMGAHVGASPAHSTGRRQDMAFRAAVALPGHFGVELDPAALHGCEAKTLAHWIARYKALRDRLHQGDVWLGEGADGLVWQLHGSLDDALLSVTRADPVMQRRPQPLPLPPLAGAGRVRVRLIDTAQTAGHPPPDAPLFAAMRGEGVVFNRDWLAQAGLPLPPAKAETLFLFDIRAA